One segment of Struthio camelus isolate bStrCam1 chromosome 25, bStrCam1.hap1, whole genome shotgun sequence DNA contains the following:
- the CCR7 gene encoding C-C chemokine receptor type 7 — MDSGKRIKVTIVFSLPLIFQFCTGNNVTNDYDSNTTIDYTMFETPCEKEEVRNFRAAFLPAMYSLICFIGLVGNGLVMLTYIYFKRLKTMTDIYLLNLALADILFLLTLPFWATSAAMYWLFGEFACKAVYCICKMSFFSGMLLLLSISIDRYFAIVQAASAHRFRPRMMFISKVTCILIWLLAFILSIPELVHSGINNSDSYPRCSIIATDLQTFNTGIKVSQMIFGFLFPLLVMSVCYLIIIKTLLQARNFEKNKAIKVIIAVVIVFLVFQLPYNSVMLAKTISAFNHTSSCEESKKLDMADDVTYTLACFRCCLNPFLYAFIGVKFRNDLFKLLKELGCLSQERLWQLSTCRESKRFSTAMETETTTTFSP; from the exons GAAAGCGGATAAAGGTTACCATTGTTTTCAGCCTTCCTCTAATTTTTCAG TTCTGCACTGGCAACAACGTCACCAATGACTATGACTCCAATACCACCATCGACTACACCATGTTTGAGACCCCGTGCGAGAAAGAGGAGGTCCGTAACTTCCGTGCTGCCTTTCTCCCGGCCATGTATTCCCTCATCTGCTTCATCGGGCTGGTGGGGAACGGGCTCGTGATGCTGACCTACATCTACTTCAAGAGGCTCAAGACCATGACGGACATCTATTTGCTGAACCTGGCCTTGGCAGACATCCTCTTTCTGCTGACCCTCCCCTTCTGGGCCACAAGTGCAGCCATGTACTGGCTTTTTGGGGAGTTTGCCTGCAAAGCTGTCTATTGCATCTGCAAGATGAGCTTCTTCAGTGGGATGCTGCTTCTCCTGTCCATCAGCATCGACAGGTACTTTGCTATCGTTCAGGCTGCCTCCGCCCACCGCTTCCGTCCCCGGATGATGTTCATTAGCAAGGTCACGTGCATCCTCATCTGGCTCCTCGCCTTCATCCTCTCAATCCCTGAGCTGGTTCACAGTGGCATAAATAACTCAGACAGCTATCCCCGTTGCTCTATCATCGCTACTGACTTGCAGACATTTAACACTGGCATCAAGGTGTCCCAAATGATTTTTGGTTTCCTATTTCCCCTACTGGTCATGTCTGTCTGCTACCTCATCATCATCAAAACATTACTCCAGGCCCGCAACTTTGAGAAGAATAAAGCTATTAAGGTCATCATTGCTGTGGTAATTGTTTTCCTTGTCTTCCAGCTGCCCTACAACAGCGTCATGCTGGCCAAGACCATCTCAGCTTTCAATCACACCAGTTCGTGTGAGGAGAGCAAGAAGCTTGACATGGCAGATGACGTGACCTACACTCTGGCCTGCTTCCGATGTTGCCTCAATCCTTTCCTTTATGCCTTCATTGGTGTCAAATTCCGCAATGACCTCTTCAAGCTTCTCAAGGAACTTGGCTGCCTGAGTCAAGAGCGTCTCTGGCAGCTGTCCACCTGCCGCGAGAGCAAGAGGTTTTCCACTGCCATGGAGACAGAGACAACTACCACTTTCTCACCATAA